DNA from Cystobacter fuscus DSM 2262:
CGACGGGTATGTCTATCCCCAGAAGCCGGGGCCCTTCCGCTTCGATCGGGTGCTCGCGAAGATCAATGAGCTGGATTTGAAGCTCGTCGAGTCGCCCGCGCCGAAGAAGTAGGCGCGGCCCACGGGGGGCCGGCCGCTACGGCACCGCCGACGGCGCCTTGGCCACCTGGCGGCGGCCCCCGACGAAGTCCTCCACGCCCTGGGCGATGGCCTGGGCCACCTCGTCCTGGTACGCCTCGGAGGCCAGCCGCTTCTCCTCCTCGGGGTGGGACAGGAAGGACGTCTCCACGAGGATGGCCGGCATCCTCGCGCCCAGCAGCACGTAGAACAGCGCCTCCTTCGTGCCCAGGTTCTTCACGCCCGAGTAGTTCGCCGACAGGTGGCTCACCAGGTTGCGCTGCACCTGGTTGGCCAGCCGCGTGGACTCCTCGGTGTTGGCCTTGGTGGCCAGGTCCGCGAGGATGAACTGCAGGTCGCTGATGCCCTTCTCCGAGGAGGCGTTCTCGCGCGCCGCCAGGCGGATGGAGTAGCGGTCCGCCGAGGTGTTGAGCGTATAGGTCTCGATGCCGCGCAGCTTGGACGTGGTCGCCGAGTTGCAGTGGATGGAGATGAAGAGATCGCCCCGGGTGTCGTTGGCCAGGCGCGCGCGCTCCTCGAGCTTCAGGTAGCGATCCTCGTCACGCGTGAGCAGCACCTCCAGGCCGCGCTCGCGCAGCTCCCGCGCGAGCTTGCGCGAGATGGCCAGCGTCACGTCCTTCTCCTTCAGCCCCTTGCGGCTGATGGCGCCCGTGTCATGCCCGCCGTGCCCCGCGTCGATGACCACCCGGCGTACCTTCAACCCGAGCTGCTCCGCCAGCGTCAGCTCCGCGCCGTTGGACACCTTCGCCGCGGCCTTGAGTCGCGCCTGCGCCATGTGCTCGTCCACCGCCGCGGTGACGGGCTTGTTCGCCCCGAGCAGCTCGGCCGACCTGGGCGCGGGCAACGCCTTCGCATCGGCGAACTTCACCTCCACGGGCTTGGGCTCCACCGGCTTCGTCTCGGCGACCTTCACCTCCACGGCCTTCGGCTCCACCGGCTTCGTCTCGGCGACCTTCACCTCCACGGCCTTCGGCTCCACCGGCTTCGTCTCGGCGGTCTTGGTCTCCACCGGAGCCGGGGACGACGGCGTGGCCGACGCCTCCCGCGCCTGCTGGCTGATGGCGTCGAGCAACGGCGACGAGCTGGGACGCTCGCCGCCCGTCGTGGCCGAGGCCTGCGCGGTGGCGGGCTCCGCGGGCTTGCTGAGATCGACGCGGATGACCGGCGGCTGCGGCGTGGGGGCCGGCTTGACGGGCTCGGGCGCGGACGCCACGACGGGCGCAGGCGCCGGCTCCGCGGGCTTGCGAGCGGGAACCGGAGCGGGAGCCGCCTTGGGCGGCGGGGGGAGCGAGGCCAGGAGCGACTTGAGCTCCGCGATCCGGTCTCCCTTGGAGTGTTTGGCCAGGAAGCTGGTGATGATGCGGCGCGCGGTCTCGGGCTGATCCATCCGCTCGAAGTAGATGCGCGCGAGCGTCACCGCCGCGTCGTCCGCGAGCCGATGGCGCGAGTGGGCCTCCACCACGCGGGTGTAGTCGGCGATGGCCGCCTGCTGATCCTCCACGACGAACGAGAGGCGGCTGAGCGAATTGAGCAGCTCGGCCGCGGTGTAGAGGGCGTCCGGAGCGCGTTCGCTCTTGGGGTAGTGGCTGGCGACGGCCTCGAACTTGCTGGCCACGTTGAGCCAGTGGTGGCGCAGCTTGCGCCGCGCGGCGTCGTCCTTGAGGACGTAATAGGAGCGGCGCGCCTCCTCGTAGGCGACCTCGGCGGGATCCCGCTTGGCCTGGGCGGAGAGCGGCAGCAGCAGGGCCAGGAGCGGAGCGAGGTGAGAGCGCATGAACGAGGCCTCCAGGTAGGGCGAGGGCTACAGACGTGTGTCATGGCCCTCCCCCCCCGGCAATTTTTCGCCCCTCAGCGCACCCACTCCAGGGTCCGGGCCAGCTCCTCGTCGATGACCCGGGCCTCTCCGGGCAGGGAGGACAGCACCGCCGCCAGCACCTTGTCCCCGTTGCGCACCGGGGCGCGGCCGCCCCGCAGGCGCGCGCGCACCGCGTGCTTCTGGTCCTGCTTCCAATAGGTGGCGGGGAAGATGGCTTCCCGGCGGGACTCGGGCAGGGCCGCGTCCGGCGTCAGCCACACCAACATGCCCTTGCGCAGCGGCTCCAGCTCCGCGCGCAGGGTGCGCTTGAGCTCCCAGGCGAAGAGGCCCAGGGCCCCGAGCGCTCCGAGCAGCACGCCCCAGGGCACCAGCCCGAGGGCCCGCGCCCGGGCACGCACGTGGCGCTCCTCCCGGGGCTTGTCTGGCACCTGGGGATCCACCAACAGGGGAATACGGGCGCCCCGGCCCAGGCCCTCGACATCCTCGACGCGCGCGCGCACGCCACTGGCCGAGTAGCTCACGGGCCCTACATTATAGAGCACCTCCAGGCGTGCCTCGGCGCCGTCCCGCTCGTCAAGCGGGGGCAAGGTCATGGTGACCAGTTGACCATCCAACGGCTCGGCGCGCGCGAGGAAACCCTGCTCTTCCACGACGAAGCGGCCGAGCAGCGCCGCACCCGCCCCGAGGGCCGCCATCAGCGCGAGCCCCCCGAGCAACACCCGGCCGAGCCGTGCGAGGGCACCCGGGACGCGGATGAGCGAAACGCGCCGGGGCGCTTGAGGAATGGCGAGTTGCATGGCCCGCATCCTATACAGACCTTCCCGTACCGACATGAAACCGGAGGCCGAGAGTGGAGCGAACATGCCCGGGGTAGAGAACTCCTGGCTGACGCCAGGGGGACGATTGCTCCGTCGGTTGGACGTCTTTCTCTCCGAGCCCTTGCGCCAGGCGGCCCCGGAGGATCTCGGCCGCTACCGGCTGCTCATCCTCATCTCCCTCGGTCTGCTGTTGCTCAATGCCCTGAGCCTCCTGGCGCTGCCCTGGAGCCCCGAGCCGTGGGTGCAGGGTCCGCTCGCGCTCCTCATCCTGGGGGTGACCACGCTGGCGCTGGCGCGGTTGCGCCGCCAGTGCTCGCCCGAGAAGACGGCGCTCCTGGTCTGTTCGGCACTGGGCGTGGCCCTCGTGTTCATCAGCACCGCGCAGGAGCTGCCCTACTCGGCCTCGCACGCGGCGACCATGTTGCTGCCCGCGTTGTCCGTCTATCTGGTGGGCGCTCGCCTGGGATTCTTCCTCACGCTCCCCGTCTGTCTGGTTCTGGGCGTGCTCCACCCCCTGCGCTACACGCTGCTCGGGCACATGCCCCGGCAGGATCTCGTCCAGTTATGGATATTGGACGTGTCCGCCGCCGTCTTCATGCTGTGCATCTGGGCGGTGAGCTGGATGCACGCCTCCGCGCTGGACCAGGCACGCCTCTCCCGGGAGCAGATGCTGCGCACGCTGCATGAGAGCGAGTACAAGCTGCGCACGCTCATCGAGAACACCGACGATCTGGTGTGCTCGCTGGACACGAAGGGCCGGATCCTCGTCGCCAACGCGGCGATGCGCGACTACTGCCGTGGCCGCTACGGATGGCAGGCGATCCCCGGCGAGCCCCTGCTCTCCCCCGACGCCCAGAACCAGCGGCAGGTGGAGCACATCCTCCAGCAGGTGCTGCGAGGGCAGTCCGTGAGGCTCGAGGATGGCTCGCTCGAGGGCAGCCCGCCGAAGGTGCTGGAGCTGTCCTTCAAGCCCGTCCTCGGCGAGCAGGGGCAGCCGATCGGCGTGACCCTCTTCGGCCGGGACGTCACCGAGCGCCGCGAGGCCGAGCACAAGCTCTCCGAGATGCACCGCTCCCTGGTGGATGTCTCGCGTCAGGCGGGCATGGCCGAGGTGGTCACCGGGCTGTTGCACAACGTGGGCAACACCCTCAACAGCATCAACGTCTCGGTGCACCTGGTCACCGAGCGCATCCGCGCCTCGCGCGTGGGCAGCATGGTGCGCGCCGCGGAGCTCATCCACACGCACCGCGAGGCGCTGGGCAGGTTCCTCGAGCAGGATCCCCGGGGGCAGCAGCTGCCTTCCTACATGCTCGCCCTCTCGCGGCAGCTCATCGAGGAGCAGCAGGCCCTGCTGGCCGAGCAGCGCACCCTCACCGACGCGTTGGATCACGTCAAATCCATCATCGGCATGCAGCAGGAGCATGCGCGCGTGTCCGCGCCGGTGGAGCTGGTGAAGGTGTCCCAGCTCATCGACGATGCCTTGCGGCTGCATGCCGTGTCCTTCCAGCGCTCGGGCATCGACATCCGCCGCGAGTACGAGCCGCTGCCGCCCATCCTGCTCGACCGGCACAAGCTGCTGCAGATCCTGCTCAACCTGCTCAGCAATGCCCGCCATGCGCTGCTCGACAGCGAGCGGGACGACAAGCGCATCATCATCCGCCTGGCGGCGCTGCCCGATGATCGGTTGAGGATCCAGGTGATCGACAACGGGCAGGGCATCTCGCCGGAGCACCTGACGCGCATGTTCACCCAGGGCTTCACCACCAAGAAGGACGGGCATGGCTTCGGCCTGCACATCAGCGCCCTGGCCGCCATCGAGATGGCGGGCACCCTGTCCTGCGAGAGCGAGGGGCCGGGCCTGGGCGCCACCTTCACCATCGATCTGCCCATGCAGGGCGAGCGCCCGGGGTAGAATGCCGGAATGCAGTCTTCCTTCCTCCTGGCCCTCCTCGTGACCACGCTCAACACCCAGGCTCCCGCTTCCCCGGACTTCGGCGAGGAGGCCGCGGCGCGCTTCGCGGAGCTCGCGCTCGCCTGTGTCCATCGCGAGTACCCGAACAAGATCGCCCACGTGATGAACGGCGACGCGGACGCGCGCCCGCCGCGCGAGCTCACCCCCGCCTTCTACGGGTGCTACGACTGGCACTCCTCGGTGCATGGGCACTGGCTGCTCGTGCGTCTGGCGCGGCTCCACCCCCAGGCGCCCTTCGCCGCGCGGGCCCGCGAGGCGGTGGCCCGGAGTCTGACGCCCGAGAACATCGCGGCGGAGGTGCGCTATCTGAGCGCCCCGGGCCGGGTGTCCTTCGAGCGCCCCTATGGCCTCGCCTGGCTGCTGCAACTGGCGGCGGAGCTGCGCGAGTGGGAGGAGCCCCAGGCCCGCGCGTGGTCCACCGCGCTCGAGCCCCTGGAGGCGCACGCGGCCGGGCGCTTGCGCGAGTGGTTGCCCAAGCTGTCGCGGCCCATCCGCGTGGGCGAGCATGATCAGACGGCCTTCGCCTTCGGGCTCGTGCTGGATTGGGCCCGGCGCGCCGGGGACGAGGCGATGGTGAAGCTGCTCACCGAGCGCGTGGAGACGTTCTACGGCAAGGATGTCCGGGGTCCGCTCGCCTATGAGCCCTCGGGACATGACTTCCTCTCCCCCTGTCTGGCCGAGGCGGACCTGATGCGGCGCGTGCTGCCCCCGGCGCGCTTCGCCACCTGGCTGAGCGGCTTCCTGCCGGAGATTCCCTCCAAGGCCAGTGCGTCCTGGCTGGAGCCGGCGGTGGTAACGGACCCGGGCGATCCAAAGCTCGCGCACCTGGATGGCCTCAACCTGAGCCGGGCGTGGATGCTGGAAGGCATCCTCTCGGGCCTGCCCCCCCAGGACAAACGGCGCCGCTCCCTGGAGGAGACGGCGAGGCGCCACCGGGAGGCGGGACTGCGCGCGGTGACGGGAGCCCATTATGAGGGGGGGCACTGGCTGGGCAGCTTCGCGGTGTACCTGGTGACCGGCAGGGGCCTGCTCCAACCCTGAGCGCCTGTCCGCCCCTCGGACGGCGGCACGGCGGGCGCGCTTCGCCCTCCTGGGGGCGCGGCGCGGTGCTAACCTGGGCGGACATGAAGCGTCTTCTATGGGTCCTGTTCGGGGTCGTCCTCCTCGGCGTGGTGGCGGCGGGTGGCGCCTGGGTCTGGGTACAACGGGAAGTGCAGCGGGCCGCGGCGCCACCGGGGGCGCCTCCGGTGGAGTTCGTCGTCTCCAAGGGCACCACGGGTCGTGGCCTGGGGCCGCAGCTCGTCTCGGCGAAGCTCATCAATGACGGCCGGATGTGGCGCTGGTTCCTCTTCCGCCGCGGCGCGTTCGCCCCCAAGGCGGGCCGGCACCTGGTGAGCCCGTCCATGACGATGGCGGAGCTCGCCGCCGCGCTCGAGTCCGCCCCGCTGCCCGAGGACAAGCCCTTCGTCATCGTCGAGGGCTGGCGCCTGCGCGACACCGACGCCGCGCTCGCCGCCGCGAAGCTCATCACCCCGGGGGCCTACGTGGAGGCCGCCAGCCACCCCGAGCGCTACAAGGCCCCCTTCCAGCTCCCCCAGGGCACCCTCGAGGGCTACCTCTACCCGGAGACGTATGGCGTCGTGCCCGGGGCGTTCAACGTGGAGGAGCTCATCCAGCGCCAGCTCGATACCTTCGCCGAGCGCTTCTACCTGCCCCACCGCGAGGCGCTGTCACGCAGCAAGCGCACCCTGCACGAGGTGGTGGTCATGGCCTCCATGCTCGAGCGCGAGGAGCCCGTGCCCGCCCAGCGCACCATCGTGTCGGGCATCCTCTGGAAGCGCATCGACAAGGGCTTTCCCCTGGGGGTGGATGCCACCTCGCGCTACAGCCTGAGCGAGTGGAATGATCGCAAGGCCTTCCTCCAGCGGCTGCGCGACACGACGGACCCCTGGAACACGCGCCATCGCAAGGGCCTGCCGCCGGGCGCCATCGGCTCGCCCACCGTGGAGTCGCTCCAGGCGGCGCTCGCCCCCCAGACCAACGAGTTCTGGTACTACCTGCACGACTCCGAGCGGCGCCTGCACCCCTCGCGCAACGCCGAGGAGCACGAAGCGCTGCGCCGCAAATACAACGTGTACTAGTGCCGCCCGGGCCCTGTTACATTCGAGGGCCCCCCCTTCCTCGACCCGCCCATGACCTCCCGCACCGAAAACCTCAATGTCGTCGGCATCGACCGCATGGCCACTCCCGCCGAGATCAAGGAGCGGGTGCCGATGACGGAGCGAGCGGCCGAGTCCGTCCTCGCTGGCCGCCGCGCCCTGGTGGACATCCTGGAGCGCAGGGATCCGCGCCTGTTCGTCATCGTGGGGCCGTGCTCCATCCACGATCCCGTGGCGGGAATGGACTACGCGCGCCGCCTGCTCGCCCTCTCCGCGGAGGTGCGCGAGACGTTGTGCGTGGTGATGCGGGTGTACTTCGAGAAGCCGCGCACCACGACGGGCTGGAAGGGCTTCATCAATGATCCGCGCATGGACGACTCCTTCCGCATCGAGGAAGGCATGGAGCGCGGCCGCCGCTTCCTGAAGGACGTGGCCGAGCTGGGGCTGCCCGCCGCCACCGAGGCGCTCGATCCCATCGCGCCGCAGTACTACGGCGACCTGGTGTCCTGGACGGCCATCGGCGCGCGCACCGTGGAGTCGCAGACCCACCGGGAGATGGCCTCGGGCCTGTCGACGCCGGTGGGCTTCAAGAACGGCACGGACGGCTCGCTGGAGTCGGCGGTCAACGGCATCCTCTCCGCCTCGCACGCGCACAGCTTCCTGGGGCTGAACGAGAACGGCGTGTCGGCCATCATCCGCACCCGGGGCAATGCCCACGGGCACCTGGTGCTGCGCGGCGGAGGCGGACGGCCCAACTACGACACCGTGTCCATCACCCTCGCCGAGCAGGCGCTCACCAAGGCGAAGCTGCCGTGCAACGTCGTCGTGGACTGCTCGCACGCCAACTCCAGCAAGAAGCCCGAGTTGCAGCCCCTCGTCATGCGCGACGTGGTGCACCAGGTGCGTGAGGGCAACCGCTCCATCGTCGGCCTGATGATCGAGAGCTTCCTCGAGGCGGGCAACCAGCCCATCCCCGCCGATCTCTCCAAGCTGCGCTATGGCTGCTCGGTGACGGACGCGTGCGTGGACTGGAGCACCACCGAGACCATGCTGCGCCAGGCCCATGAAGTCCTGCGCGGCGTGCTCCCCACGCGCCGCGCGGCGTGATGTCCGGGACCCGCGTGCGCTGGCTCGTCGCCGGCGCCTTCCACCCCTCGCCCACGGGGCGGCGCTTCCCGCTCACCGAGCAGTCCTTCGCCGAGCAGCTCCGGCAGGCCACCACGGGCCTGCGCGTCACCGTGCCGGATCGCATCGGCTCGGGCGACACGAGCACCCACACGCTGTCCTTCGGCTCGCTGGACGCCTTCGGGATGTCCGCGCTCATCACCTCCCTGCCGGAGCTGCGCGCCCTGAGCGCCCTGCGTGAGGCGATCTCGGGCTCACGCCCCCTCGCGCCCGAGGACTCCGCCCAGCTCCGGGCCTCGCTGGGCGAGGGCCGCCTGACCGAGGCCCTCGCGCGCGCCCGCTCCTCCCGAGCCGCCTCGCTCGCCCTCGTCGAGGAGGCCCTGTTCACCACCGCCCGGGAGCTGCTCCAGCATCCGCTCGTGGCCCGGCTGGAGTCCGCCTGGCGCGGGCTGCACTGGTTGTGGACGCAGTGCCCCGCTTCCGCGGGCATGGAGCTCGAGGTGCTCGACGTCGGGCCCGAGGCGCTCGTGGACACCCTCGCCGCGAGCCTCGAGGGGCCCGCGCTCCAGCGTCCCGATGCCTGCTTCCTGCTGGACGTGGGCGAGGATCCCGCCACTCCGGGGAGGCTCGCCGCCCTGGGAGAGCAGGCCTGGCTGCCCCTCGTCATGGCGGCCCCCGCGTCCCTGGGCGGAGCCACGCTCGCGGGCGCCCAGGACTTCCGTCCCCCGGACGCGTGGAACCGGCTGCGCGCCGAGGAGTCCTCGCGCTGGCTGTGCGCCGCGCTCAACCCGGTGGTGATGCGCGCCGAGCGGCACGGAGAGGTGCGCGGCGAATGCCTCGCCAGTCCCGTGCTGGGCGTGGCGGCGCTGCTGGCGGCGAGCTTCCGCGACACGCACACCTTCGCGCGGCTCGTGGGTCCGGGCAGCCCGGTGCGTGCGCCCGCCGTGTGGCGGCCCCAGGAGGGACGGGGCCCGGTGGCGACCGAGGCGTGTCTCTCCCTTCGGGAGCAGCAGCGGCTGGCCTCGCGGGGCCTCGCGGGGGTGAGTGGGTGGTGGGACTCGTGGGACGTGAACCTGGCGGCGGCGCCCACCGTGTATGGCGGCCGGGACGCGGCGCCCCTGCCCGCGCAACTGCTCACCGGCCGCATCGTCCGCCTCGCGCAGGAGCTGATCGAACGGCTGCCCCCCCAGGCCAGTCCCCAAGCCATCTCCGAGGTGTGTGCTCGCGCGGCGAGCGCGTTCCTTCCCGCGGGCCCGGGCCGCCGCTGCGAGCTGCACGGGCAGGTGGTGTCCCTGGGCCGGGGCGAGCGGGGCCTGCACGTGCGCGCCGCGCTTCCTCCGGAGCTGGCCGGCACCCGCCTCGAGCTCGAGCTCACCCTGCCCTTGCGCGGTTGAGGCTCGCGCCGCGCGCGGGACTGGCGCACGGACCGAGGGGATGTGCGATGATGAACGGCGCGTCCGGTCGCGACGGGGAGGACCGCCGGTGGGTAAAACATTTCACGACGATCTCCGGCTGGAGTTGTCACTCACGGCGGGCGGCGCCACCTTCACCATTCCCGGTGGACGGATCAAACACCTGTCGGTGCAGCTCGCCTCGCATGGCTTCACCGCGGCGGTGACCTTCTGGACCTCGCTGGAGAAGCAGGACGCGCCGCTCTTCGCCGCCTTCCAGAAGCCGGAGCTCATCCAGGTGCGCGTGGCCATCGCCACGGAGGATCCCGAGCTCCCCTCGCCTCCCGCGCCCATCGTGCTGACGGGCCTGGTGCGCAGCCGCCGCCTCGTGGCGGAGGTGCACGGCACCTTCCAGGACACCCAACGCGTCTTCCGCCGCTACACGTTCGAGTTCGCCGACGCCGCCCAGGTGCTCTGGCGGCAGCACCGCCCCGTGGAGCTGCACACCAACACCTCCATGAAGGAGTTGCTCGAGGCCCACAAGGCCAGCCTCCAGCTCGCGCTCGACTGGACCGAGCTCAAGCGCAAGCAGCCGATGATCTGCCTGGGGTTGGGAGCGGACGAGCCCGGGGTCAGCTTCTACGACTACGTCTGCTGGTACGTGGACTCGCACCAGGGTGTCTTCAGCTACGACAACCAGAAGAACGAGTACCTCTTCGCCGACAGCAAGCCGTCCTCGGGGCAGGCGGCCCCGCTCGGTCCGCTCCGGGTCCATCGCACGCGGGTCCTCCTGCCGCCCCCCATCCGCCACGCGGCGCGGGTGCTCAACGCCGTGGCCCAGGCCCCCACCACCACGCCCATCGAGCAACCCCAGGCCGTCCAGGGCACGTACCACGACGTGGTGGTGCGCACCCCGCTCGCCAACCGGGCCGATGAGCGTCAGAAGCTGGAGAAGACGCGCCTGAAGCTCCGTCAGCGCCAGCTCCAGGTGGCCTTCAAGCGCTATCCCCCGGTGGATGTCTTTCCCGGCGCGCTGCTGCGTCTGGAGGGGGCGATGTGGCCCAAGTCCCTGACGGGGCGCGACGACGACATGCGGGTGGTGGAGATGGACTTCGAGGCCCATGCCGAGGGCGCGGGCCCGAATGACAATCAGCAGGATCTCCAGGCCGCGTACATCATGCGGTGGTCGGTCCTGCTGGAGTCCGCCTCCGAGGCGGCGGTCCCGCTGCCGGCCTACCGCGTCCCCCGCTACCCCATCCACGTCGAGGGCCTGGTGCACAGCCCGGGCGGCGAGCCCGAGGATCGGCGCTACCTCATCGTCGAGGACGAGAAGACCTCGCTCACCGACTACCGTCTGACGGTTCCCCTGTGGAACAAGACGGTGAGCGTGCCCGCCGAGCCCATCCACATGCCGGGTCAGTTCTTCTTCCCACCGTACAAGAACACCCGGGTGTTGGTGGCGCTCCACCACGAGCGCGCCGAGCTCTTGCGCTTCATCGACTGGAAGGAAGGCGTGCGCACGCCCCAGTCCGGCCAGGGCGATCAGCTCCTGCTGGGCGAGAGCAAGTCGAGCCAGACGGCGCTCACCCACGACTTCCAGGAGGACAAGCCCGTGTGGCGCATGTTGCGCACCTCGGGCGGCGACACGCAGGTCATCCGCATGGGTGAGGGCAACCTCTTCATCCAGGTGAAGGAGTCCCAGGCCTCGGCGGCGCCCACGCCCACCTACGACGTCTCGCCCCAGGTGGAGGCGGCCAAGGGAGACCTCTCGGCGTCGGTGGGCGACTCGCTCGGGCAGACGTCCGCCGCCTTCCAGGGGGCGATGGCCGCCTCGCGCGCGAAGATGCAGGGCGCGCAGGCGGCGATGAAGGCGGCGATGAAGGCGGCCCGCGCGGAGGTGGGCGCCAAGGTGGCGGCGGCCAAGAGTGGAATGCAGGGCGCCTCCGCGAAGCTGTCCCAGAGCTCCGGCCAGCTCTCGGCGGCGAGCGAGTCGGCCAAGGCCTCGCTGCAAAAGCTGCGATGAGCAACGAACGGATGGATGGGGGACACCCATGCGGGAACTGAGCGCGAAACTCGCGGAACTTCGCGGACAACTGGAGTCCTTCGGCACGGGCGCGACGGCCCGCCTGACGCCCCTGCGCGGCGGCGTGGACTCGCTGTCGGGCAAGCTGGCGCAGACCCTGGGCGCCCTGCGGCCCGAGGTGTCCACGGTGGATGGCTCGCTGACGGGGAAGATCGAAGCGTTGGACGCCGAGTTGGCGAACCTGGAGCCCTGAGTGAAGGCGCTTTGGACGCGGTTCGATCAGACGGCGGAAGAGGTCCAGGGCCTGCGCACGCGGCTGGACGGCTCCGGGGAGCGCGTGCGCAACTCGGTGAAGGAGCTCACGCCCTCCGTCTCCTCCCGCTGTGACGCCCTGCAAGAGCAGGTGAAGGGCTCACAGGACTCCTTCGCCCAGCAGCTCGAGTCGCTGAGCCAGGACACGGCCAAACGTCGCGAGACGCTCCTGAGCGAGGGCACGGCGCGCCTCCAGCAACGCAAGGCGCAGGTGCGCGCCAATGCCGCTCGGCTCGAGCCGGCACGCGTGAAGGAAGAGGAGGCGGCGCTCGAGGCCCGGGAGCAGCAGCTCCAGGAGTTGCTGCGCACGACGGGTGGCGAGACGGAGGCGCACCTGCAGGGGGCCCACTCCCAGCTCACGACCACGGCGGACTCGGTGTTCGGCCAGGTGGCGCGCACGCGTGAGGCCACGGACGGAGAGGTCCAGCGGTTGCTCGCCGCGCTCGAGGCGCTGCTCGGCCCGGCCCTCCTGGCCCTGGGGCAGCTTCACGCCGAGGTCCAGTCCACGGGCGAGTCCTCGAAGGCCAACACCAAGCGTCAGGTGGAGCAGCTCCGCTCCGGACTCCAGCCGCTGCGCACCCAGGTGCAGGGCTCCACCCAGTCGGCGGAGCAGCTGCTGCAAACCCTGGAGACCACCATTGGCGCCACCCTGCTCGCCGGCAGCCAGCAGCTCGGGCAGTTGCTCGACACGCTGGATGAGTCGCTGGGCGGGCCGGTGCGCTCGCTGAGCCAGCAGCTCGAGGCGGTGGAGAAGTTCCTCGAGCAGGTGGGCGAGCAGATCGACGCGCTCATCACCCAGGGGGTGGGCGCCATCGACACGCTGATGAGCACGGCGCTCACCACCCTCGAATCCATCCAGGCTCCGGTGCGCCAGACGATCGACGCCGCCTTCACGGTGCTCGACGGACTGACGAACACGCTCAACCAGCTGGACAAGCAGCTCCAGGCCCTCTTCACCGCCCTGCCCGAGAAGCTCGAGCAACTCCAGACACTGTTCAAGACGCTGGTGGGCACGCTGGAGTCCCTGCTGTCCCGGGCGGTGCAGATGTTGGAGGCCATCCCCGCCGCGGATCTCCCCAAGCCGCTGGTGGATCCCGCCGTCCAGGCCATCAAACAGGTGGTGACGCAGATCTCCACCCAGCTCGGCACCCTCACCCAGCAGGTGGGCCAGCAGATGACCACGGTGCAGGATCAGGTCATCTCCCAGGTGGAGCAGCTCCAGGCGCAGGCGGTGCAACAGGTGCAGACGATGCAGGAGCAGCTCCTGCAGCAGATCCAATCCCTGACCGAGTCGGTGCAGAGCGGCATCGATCAGGCCGTCACCCAGGCCGGGCAGCTGGTGGCGCAGGTGACGCAGCAGATCGGCACCGCGCGCGACCAGGTGGCTAAGCAGGTGGAGGCGATGAAGGCCCAGGCCGCCATGCGCGTGGAATCACTCCAGGAACAGGTGGGCCAGCAGCTGGCCACGCTCCAGCAGGCCCTCGAGGACGGAGTCCAGGCGGCGGCCAACCAGGTGGCGGCGGTGGAGGCCCAGCTCGAGCAGCAGCTCGCCGCCGCCCAGCAGCAGGTGCGCTCCGGCCTGGACGCGCTCGGTGGCACGGTGGACGCGGCGCTCGCCCAGGCGCGCGAGGGGCTCGCGCGCCTCGAGGCCGGGGTGACAGCGCAGGTGGAGCAGGTGCTCGCCGCCTTCACCCAGCGGGCCGGGAGCATGGGAGATTCCGCGGCCCAACAGCTCGACGGGATGCTGGGCCAGGTGGACTCGACGAAGCAGCGGCTCCTCGTGCCACTGGACACGCTGGAGGCCTCGCTGCGTGACAACAACCCCTTCGCGCCGGTGGTGGAGCAGGCCCGTGGCCAGGTGGACTCGGTGATGGGGAAGACCGAGTCCCGGGTGCGCGAGCTGACGGGCTGAGCGCTACTTGCCGCCGAGCTTGGGGGCTTCCGGCGGTTTGACTTCCGG
Protein-coding regions in this window:
- a CDS encoding 3-deoxy-7-phosphoheptulonate synthase gives rise to the protein MTSRTENLNVVGIDRMATPAEIKERVPMTERAAESVLAGRRALVDILERRDPRLFVIVGPCSIHDPVAGMDYARRLLALSAEVRETLCVVMRVYFEKPRTTTGWKGFINDPRMDDSFRIEEGMERGRRFLKDVAELGLPAATEALDPIAPQYYGDLVSWTAIGARTVESQTHREMASGLSTPVGFKNGTDGSLESAVNGILSASHAHSFLGLNENGVSAIIRTRGNAHGHLVLRGGGGRPNYDTVSITLAEQALTKAKLPCNVVVDCSHANSSKKPELQPLVMRDVVHQVREGNRSIVGLMIESFLEAGNQPIPADLSKLRYGCSVTDACVDWSTTETMLRQAHEVLRGVLPTRRAA
- a CDS encoding type VI secretion system contractile sheath large subunit, with the translated sequence MSGTRVRWLVAGAFHPSPTGRRFPLTEQSFAEQLRQATTGLRVTVPDRIGSGDTSTHTLSFGSLDAFGMSALITSLPELRALSALREAISGSRPLAPEDSAQLRASLGEGRLTEALARARSSRAASLALVEEALFTTARELLQHPLVARLESAWRGLHWLWTQCPASAGMELEVLDVGPEALVDTLAASLEGPALQRPDACFLLDVGEDPATPGRLAALGEQAWLPLVMAAPASLGGATLAGAQDFRPPDAWNRLRAEESSRWLCAALNPVVMRAERHGEVRGECLASPVLGVAALLAASFRDTHTFARLVGPGSPVRAPAVWRPQEGRGPVATEACLSLREQQRLASRGLAGVSGWWDSWDVNLAAAPTVYGGRDAAPLPAQLLTGRIVRLAQELIERLPPQASPQAISEVCARAASAFLPAGPGRRCELHGQVVSLGRGERGLHVRAALPPELAGTRLELELTLPLRG
- a CDS encoding phage tail protein, with translation MKALWTRFDQTAEEVQGLRTRLDGSGERVRNSVKELTPSVSSRCDALQEQVKGSQDSFAQQLESLSQDTAKRRETLLSEGTARLQQRKAQVRANAARLEPARVKEEEAALEAREQQLQELLRTTGGETEAHLQGAHSQLTTTADSVFGQVARTREATDGEVQRLLAALEALLGPALLALGQLHAEVQSTGESSKANTKRQVEQLRSGLQPLRTQVQGSTQSAEQLLQTLETTIGATLLAGSQQLGQLLDTLDESLGGPVRSLSQQLEAVEKFLEQVGEQIDALITQGVGAIDTLMSTALTTLESIQAPVRQTIDAAFTVLDGLTNTLNQLDKQLQALFTALPEKLEQLQTLFKTLVGTLESLLSRAVQMLEAIPAADLPKPLVDPAVQAIKQVVTQISTQLGTLTQQVGQQMTTVQDQVISQVEQLQAQAVQQVQTMQEQLLQQIQSLTESVQSGIDQAVTQAGQLVAQVTQQIGTARDQVAKQVEAMKAQAAMRVESLQEQVGQQLATLQQALEDGVQAAANQVAAVEAQLEQQLAAAQQQVRSGLDALGGTVDAALAQAREGLARLEAGVTAQVEQVLAAFTQRAGSMGDSAAQQLDGMLGQVDSTKQRLLVPLDTLEASLRDNNPFAPVVEQARGQVDSVMGKTESRVRELTG